From a single Miscanthus floridulus cultivar M001 chromosome 8, ASM1932011v1, whole genome shotgun sequence genomic region:
- the LOC136473935 gene encoding uncharacterized protein, with product MEGNLPPPTLIPGGGPFDLAQPFHFAAQPQAVQVHQGFFAVPAANQMPELGNVVKASLSDEEDADDGHLDHGKAAAASPWHRVKWTSGMVKLLVTAVSYIDEDVDADYGTSSGRRKHALLKRKGKWRLVSSAMAERGFEVSPQQCEDKFNDLNKRYKRLTEILGRGRACQIVEKHELLDQVSLSGKLREEAKKHLNSKHLHYEEMCSYHNRNRYCLLDDPALQRFLRTALRAPDEQGKKCLFGYDEEDDQMLLSEDDDDYEDDELNDDLEASAEDHGVHRVHATKKLKHDHEEGHCGSHLSEVAAIDTNRMFSEGSAGPSTEKNLSAMRAQIERQRLDIKSEMLRIEQRHFKWLKFSKEKDRELEKMKLENEKMKLENERLELELRLKEIEMGIKPTRI from the coding sequence ATGGAGGGGAATTTGCCGCCGCCAACCCTGATCCCAGGCGGGGGCCCCTTCGATCTGGCGCAGCCGTTCCACTTCGCCGCCCAACCCCAGGCGGTCCAGGTTCACCAGGGCTTCTTCGCCGTCCCCGCCGCGAACCAGATGCCGGAGCTCGGCAATGTGGTGAAGGCCTCGCTGAGCGACGAGGAGGACGCCGATGACGGCCACCTCGACCACGGCAAGGCGGCGGCCGCCTCCCCGTGGCACCGGGTCAAGTGGACCAGCGGCATGGTCAAGCTGCTCGTCACGGCCGTGTCCTACATCGACGAGGACGTGGACGCGGACTACGGGACCAGCAGCGGGAGGAGGAAGCACGCCCTGCTCAAGAGGAAGGGCAAGTGGAGGCTAGTCTCCTCGGCCATGGCCGAGAGGGGGTTCGAGGTGTCGCCGCAGCAGTGCGAGGACAAGTTCAACGACCTCAACAAGAGGTACAAGAGGCTGACCGAGATCCTCGGCCGGGGAAGGGCTTGCCAGATCGTCGAGAAGCACGAGCTCCTTGACCAGGTGAGCCTATCTGGGAAGCTTAGGGAGGAGGCCAAGAAGCATCTCAACTCCAAGCATCTGCACTACGAGGAGATGTGCTCCTACCACAACAGGAACCGTTACTGCCTGCTTGATGATCCTGCCCTTCAGAGGTTCCTGCGGACGGCGCTTAGGGCTCCAGATGAACAGGGAAAGAAGTGCTTGTTTGGCTATGACGAAGAGGATGATCAGATGTTGCTttctgaggatgatgatgattatgaggATGATGAGTTGAATGACGATCTGGAGGCCAGTGCTGAGGATCATGGTGTTCACAGAGTTCATGCCACCAAGAAACTGAAGCATGATCATGAGGAGGGACATTGTGGGTCTCATCTGTCAGAAGTTGCGGCCATTGACACGAACAGAATGTTCTCTGAAGGATCTGCTGGTCCATCTACTGAGAAGAATTTAAGTGCTATGCGTGCTCAAATCGAGAGACAACGTCTGGATATAAAATCAGAGATGCTGAGAATTGAGCAGAGGCATTTCAAATGGCTGAAGTTCAGCAAGGAGAAGGACAGGGAGTTGGAGAAAATGAAGCTGGAGAATGAAAAGATGAAGCTGGAAAATGAGCGATTGGAGCTGGAGCTGAGGCTTAAGGAAATTGAGATGGGCATCAAACCAACGAGGATTTAG